From Caminibacter mediatlanticus TB-2, the proteins below share one genomic window:
- a CDS encoding ATP-binding cassette domain-containing protein, with product MDDEEFISLLGPSGYEKTTIFRIIAGFENVRDGELYIDNKLYSSKTTNILPQDRNIAMLFQSYTLWPHMSI from the coding sequence ATAGATGATGAGGAATTTATTTCTCTTTTAGGACCATCTGGATATGAAAAAACTACTATATTTAGAATAATAGCTGGTTTTGAAAATGTTAGGGATGGAGAGTTATATATAGATAATAAACTTTATTCAAGTAAAACAACTAATATTTTGCCACAAGATAGAAATATTGCAATGTTGTTTCAATCTTATACATTATGGCCACATATGAGTATATGA
- the secE gene encoding preprotein translocase subunit SecE — MEKIKKIIDYIKAAKTELDKVIFPTANEVKQAFISVVVIVTVVTTFLSLVDLIMNGILKAIL; from the coding sequence ATGGAAAAAATAAAAAAAATAATTGATTATATAAAAGCAGCTAAGACAGAACTTGATAAAGTAATTTTTCCAACAGCAAATGAAGTGAAACAAGCTTTTATATCTGTAGTTGTAATAGTGACTGTGGTTACAACTTTTTTAAGTTTAGTTGATTTAATAATGAATGGAATTTTAAAAGCTATCTTATAA
- the rplJ gene encoding 50S ribosomal protein L10: MKKELKKQIIEELSKEFTSDVSIFYADYKGQTVKDLETLRKSVREAGGKARVVKNTLARIALKNNGIEADFEENNIFIWGEDQITLAKIVVKHAKDYKDTFKIKGAVVEGEVKDAAYIEEVSKLPTKDELLGMVAFMMKAPIAKFAWGLNKLIEKKEQEN, from the coding sequence ATGAAAAAAGAGTTAAAAAAACAAATTATAGAAGAACTAAGTAAAGAATTTACAAGCGATGTTAGTATCTTCTACGCTGATTATAAAGGTCAAACAGTAAAAGACCTTGAAACTTTAAGAAAATCTGTAAGAGAAGCAGGTGGAAAAGCAAGGGTAGTTAAAAATACACTTGCAAGAATCGCATTAAAAAATAATGGAATAGAAGCTGATTTTGAAGAAAATAATATTTTTATTTGGGGTGAAGACCAAATTACTTTAGCAAAAATTGTTGTAAAACATGCTAAGGATTATAAAGACACTTTTAAAATTAAAGGTGCTGTAGTAGAAGGTGAAGTTAAAGATGCTGCTTATATTGAAGAAGTAAGCAAACTTCCAACAAAAGATGAATTACTTGGAATGGTTGCATTTATGATGAAAGCTCCAATTGCAAAATTTGCATGGGGACTTAATAAATTAATTGAAAAAAAAGAACAAGAAAACTAA
- a CDS encoding type II secretion system protein → MKKSFTLIELIISVMLLSLLFFAMSKVILEFKSSIKNLNREYKNFYNNNLMIKVLYYDLLNASKLKIVKSKNPNFIRLYLQTSNSLYNIPNPYVVWYVSRNKNSLIRIEDTSPITLPNENFNFIDKFAENIKVFNIYKRKNKLLIFIKENKKPIFFEMIKGD, encoded by the coding sequence ATGAAAAAGTCATTTACTCTAATAGAATTAATTATTTCAGTAATGCTTTTGAGTTTATTATTTTTTGCAATGAGTAAAGTTATTTTGGAATTTAAAAGTAGTATTAAAAATTTAAATAGAGAATACAAAAATTTTTATAACAATAATTTAATGATAAAAGTATTATATTATGATTTATTAAATGCTTCAAAGCTTAAAATAGTCAAATCTAAAAATCCTAATTTTATTAGACTTTATTTACAAACATCAAACTCTTTATATAATATACCTAATCCATATGTTGTGTGGTATGTAAGTAGGAATAAAAATTCTTTAATTAGAATAGAAGATACTTCGCCTATTACTTTGCCAAATGAAAATTTTAATTTTATTGATAAATTTGCAGAAAACATAAAAGTTTTTAATATTTATAAAAGAAAAAATAAACTGCTAATATTTATAAAAGAAAATAAAAAGCCAATTTTTTTTGAGATGATAAAAGGAGATTAA
- the carB gene encoding carbamoyl-phosphate synthase large subunit, giving the protein MPKREDIKTILLIGSGPIVIGQACEFDYSGVQAAKTLKSLGYRVVLVNSNPATIMTDPEFADATYIEPITPEVISKIIKKEKVDAILPTMGGQTALNVAMEMYDKGMLKGVEFLGANPEAIKKGEDREAFKKAMEKIGMDLPKSATANNLEDAIKIVEEIGFPVIVRAAFTLGGLGSGVAYNMDEFKELAKTGIESSPINEIEIMESMLGWKEYEMEVIRDKEDNCIIVCSIENFDPMGVHTGDSITVAPALTLTDKEYQRMRDASFKILREIGVDTGGSNVQFAVNPKNGRMIVIEMNPRVSRSSALASKATGYPIAKVATLLAVGFTLDEIKNDMTNTAASFEPVIDYIVTKIPRFTFEKFPSADSTLTTSMKSVGEVMAIGRIFKESIQKALCSLETGLDGFERRDCDEETLKRKLRIPNDERILYIAEAFRRGYSVEDLYELTMIDKWFLNQIKEIVDFEKEIDIEILNDEVKLRKAKTYGFSDRMIAKLIGVSENDVYNARKRLKVEIDYNEVDTCAAEFETKTNYLYSSVNVTKNVPLRESSLKNDKKALILGGGPNRIGQGIEFDYCCVHAAFALNDLGVKTIMYNCNPETVSTDYDTSDVLYFEPINFERVRNVIDLESPDGVIVQFGGQTPLKLAKPLTSIGAKIIGTSAKVIDTAEDREKFAEFIKDLGLNQPENGTAFTKEEAYKIADKIGYPVLVRPSYVLGGRAMRIVYNENELKEYMDEAVSVSNESPVLIDKFLDRAIELDVDAISDTKNVYIGGIMQHIEEAGIHSGDSACSLPNVSISEEKIKEIENVTKQIALKLGVKGLLNIQYALHKDKLYLIEVNPRASRTVPFVSKATGLPMAKVATRVMWNLAYNPEINNGKVLEEALKFYDKFNVVEFDGNVYKPKQKGHIAVKEAVFPFNKLPGADLILGPEMKSTGEVMGISESFGESFAKAQFAAKNILPTKGKVFISLTNLDKEFAPTIAKAFKQLGFDIVATSGTYKVIVEAGIECEKVLKISEGRPNIVDMIKNEEIALVINTSDNKASKDDAKIIRREVLNNGVPYFTTIAAAKAAIEAIEFLQNNEIEVKSIQDYFKM; this is encoded by the coding sequence ATGCCAAAAAGAGAAGATATCAAAACGATTTTACTTATAGGCTCAGGACCAATAGTAATAGGCCAAGCGTGTGAGTTTGACTACTCAGGAGTTCAAGCTGCAAAAACTCTTAAATCTCTTGGATATAGAGTAGTTTTAGTTAATTCTAACCCAGCTACAATTATGACTGACCCAGAGTTTGCTGATGCTACATATATTGAACCAATCACTCCTGAGGTTATCTCAAAAATCATTAAAAAAGAAAAAGTTGATGCAATTCTCCCTACAATGGGAGGTCAAACTGCACTAAATGTTGCAATGGAGATGTATGACAAAGGAATGTTAAAAGGGGTTGAGTTTCTTGGGGCAAATCCTGAGGCTATAAAAAAGGGAGAAGATAGAGAAGCATTTAAAAAGGCAATGGAAAAAATAGGAATGGACCTGCCAAAAAGTGCTACTGCAAATAACCTTGAAGATGCTATTAAAATAGTAGAAGAAATTGGATTTCCTGTAATTGTAAGGGCTGCTTTTACATTAGGAGGGCTTGGGAGTGGAGTTGCTTATAATATGGATGAATTTAAAGAATTAGCAAAAACAGGAATAGAAAGCTCTCCTATTAATGAGATTGAAATAATGGAGAGTATGCTTGGCTGGAAAGAATATGAAATGGAAGTTATTAGAGATAAAGAAGATAATTGTATTATAGTATGTTCTATTGAAAACTTTGACCCAATGGGTGTTCATACGGGAGATTCTATAACAGTAGCTCCAGCACTAACTCTCACAGATAAAGAATATCAAAGAATGAGAGATGCATCATTTAAAATTCTTAGAGAAATTGGAGTTGATACAGGTGGAAGTAATGTTCAATTTGCAGTAAATCCTAAAAATGGAAGGATGATTGTAATTGAAATGAACCCAAGAGTTTCAAGAAGCTCAGCCCTTGCAAGTAAAGCAACTGGATATCCTATTGCAAAAGTAGCAACACTTCTTGCTGTTGGATTTACATTAGATGAAATTAAAAATGATATGACTAACACTGCTGCAAGTTTTGAGCCTGTAATTGATTATATAGTTACAAAAATTCCTCGCTTTACTTTTGAAAAATTTCCAAGTGCTGATTCAACTCTTACTACTTCAATGAAAAGTGTTGGTGAGGTAATGGCAATTGGAAGGATTTTTAAAGAATCTATCCAAAAAGCATTATGTAGTTTAGAAACAGGTCTTGATGGATTTGAGAGAAGAGATTGTGATGAAGAGACTTTAAAAAGAAAACTTAGAATTCCAAATGATGAGAGAATTTTATATATAGCTGAGGCATTTAGAAGAGGATATAGCGTTGAAGATTTATACGAACTCACAATGATTGATAAATGGTTTTTAAATCAAATAAAAGAGATTGTAGATTTTGAAAAAGAAATTGATATTGAAATTTTAAATGATGAGGTTAAATTAAGAAAAGCAAAAACTTATGGATTTAGTGATAGAATGATTGCTAAATTAATTGGAGTAAGTGAAAATGATGTTTATAATGCAAGAAAAAGATTAAAAGTTGAAATTGATTATAATGAAGTTGATACTTGTGCTGCTGAGTTTGAGACTAAAACAAACTATCTATATTCATCAGTAAATGTTACTAAAAATGTACCATTAAGAGAGAGTAGCTTAAAAAATGATAAAAAAGCACTAATTTTAGGAGGTGGTCCTAATAGAATAGGACAAGGAATTGAATTTGATTATTGTTGCGTCCACGCTGCATTTGCCTTAAATGATTTAGGCGTAAAAACAATTATGTATAACTGCAATCCTGAGACTGTATCAACTGATTATGATACAAGTGATGTTTTATATTTTGAGCCAATTAATTTTGAGAGAGTTAGAAATGTAATTGATTTAGAAAGCCCAGATGGTGTAATTGTTCAATTTGGAGGACAAACTCCTCTAAAACTTGCAAAACCTCTAACAAGCATTGGAGCTAAGATAATTGGTACAAGTGCAAAGGTTATTGATACAGCAGAAGATAGAGAAAAATTTGCTGAGTTTATAAAAGACCTTGGTCTTAATCAACCAGAAAATGGGACTGCATTTACAAAAGAAGAAGCTTACAAAATAGCAGATAAAATTGGATATCCAGTTTTAGTTAGACCAAGTTATGTCCTTGGTGGTAGGGCTATGAGGATTGTTTATAATGAAAATGAATTAAAAGAGTATATGGATGAAGCAGTTAGTGTAAGTAATGAAAGTCCTGTTTTGATTGATAAGTTTCTTGATAGAGCAATTGAGCTGGATGTAGATGCAATTTCTGATACAAAAAATGTATATATTGGTGGAATTATGCAACATATTGAAGAAGCTGGAATTCATAGTGGTGATAGTGCGTGTAGTCTTCCTAATGTAAGTATAAGCGAAGAAAAAATAAAAGAAATAGAAAATGTAACAAAACAAATAGCCTTAAAACTTGGAGTAAAAGGACTTTTAAATATTCAATATGCACTTCATAAAGATAAACTCTATTTAATCGAAGTAAATCCTCGTGCAAGTAGGACAGTTCCATTTGTAAGTAAAGCAACAGGTCTTCCAATGGCAAAAGTTGCAACGCGTGTAATGTGGAATTTAGCTTATAACCCTGAAATTAATAATGGTAAAGTTTTAGAAGAAGCATTAAAATTTTATGATAAATTTAATGTTGTAGAATTTGATGGAAATGTTTATAAACCAAAACAAAAAGGTCATATTGCAGTAAAAGAAGCAGTTTTTCCTTTTAATAAACTTCCAGGGGCTGATTTGATTTTAGGGCCTGAAATGAAATCAACAGGCGAAGTTATGGGAATAAGTGAAAGTTTTGGAGAAAGTTTTGCAAAAGCCCAATTTGCAGCAAAAAATATTCTTCCAACAAAAGGAAAAGTATTTATCTCTCTTACTAACTTAGATAAAGAGTTTGCCCCAACTATTGCTAAGGCATTTAAACAGTTAGGATTTGATATTGTAGCTACAAGTGGGACATATAAAGTAATTGTTGAGGCTGGAATTGAGTGTGAAAAAGTATTAAAAATAAGTGAGGGAAGACCTAATATTGTAGATATGATAAAAAATGAAGAAATTGCATTAGTAATTAATACAAGTGACAATAAAGCAAGTAAAGATGATGCTAAAATTATTAGAAGAGAAGTTTTAAATAATGGAGTGCCTTACTTTACTACAATTGCAGCTGCAAAAGCAGCTATTGAAGCAATTGAATTCCTTCAAAACAATGAAATAGAAGTGAAATCTATTCAAGACTACTTCAAAATGTAA
- the gspG gene encoding type II secretion system major pseudopilin GspG: MKKAFTLLELMIVIVILGLLAALVVPNLIGQGERAKEKLVCVQMKSLKDALDSFKIEEGNYPTTEEGLKALIKNPNPQKYKNYPKGGFLGSDKLPKDPWGGDYIYVNNNGKIDIISLGADRKEGGEGENKDIRLSECQK, encoded by the coding sequence ATGAAAAAAGCATTTACTTTGCTTGAACTTATGATAGTGATTGTTATTTTAGGACTTCTTGCTGCATTAGTAGTTCCAAATTTGATAGGCCAAGGTGAAAGAGCAAAAGAGAAACTTGTTTGTGTTCAAATGAAATCTCTAAAAGATGCTCTTGATAGTTTTAAAATTGAAGAAGGAAATTATCCAACAACAGAAGAAGGATTAAAAGCCCTTATTAAAAATCCAAATCCACAAAAATATAAAAATTATCCAAAAGGAGGGTTTTTAGGAAGCGATAAGTTACCAAAAGACCCTTGGGGAGGAGATTATATTTATGTAAATAATAATGGAAAAATTGATATTATTTCTCTTGGGGCTGATAGAAAAGAAGGAGGAGAAGGAGAGAATAAAGATATAAGACTCTCAGAATGCCAAAAATAA
- a CDS encoding prepilin-type N-terminal cleavage/methylation domain-containing protein, whose protein sequence is MPKIKAFTLFELIIVVIIIGIVSFLVLKLPVFSNEKIKKIENLRDILYPNGQVIITDKKIISSKKIDIKITNPKIFIFKDNMLIQKNLGEVNNSKILFRYQVKNGIGDSFILKCDEGIYIFKPFYIKKVLSLNEAKNKFLNIKYQPKYGSYY, encoded by the coding sequence ATGCCAAAAATAAAGGCTTTCACTCTTTTTGAATTAATTATAGTAGTTATTATAATAGGAATAGTTAGTTTCTTAGTTTTAAAACTACCTGTTTTTTCTAATGAAAAAATTAAAAAAATAGAAAATTTAAGAGATATTTTATATCCAAATGGGCAAGTAATAATTACTGATAAAAAAATTATTTCTTCAAAAAAGATAGATATTAAAATTACTAATCCAAAGATTTTTATTTTTAAAGATAATATGTTAATCCAAAAAAATTTAGGAGAAGTAAATAATTCTAAGATTTTATTTAGATATCAGGTAAAAAATGGGATAGGGGATAGTTTTATTTTAAAATGTGATGAAGGAATATATATTTTTAAACCTTTTTATATAAAAAAGGTTTTATCTTTAAATGAAGCAAAAAACAAATTTTTAAATATTAAATACCAACCAAAATATGGGAGTTATTATTGA
- a CDS encoding ABC transporter ATP-binding protein, whose amino-acid sequence MLEEFKNFHKRLKCTMIYVTHDQKEAMTLSDKIAVMDKRIILQYASPIKINNKPNSKKVATFVGNGIVLEKEMSYM is encoded by the coding sequence ATGTTAGAAGAGTTTAAAAATTTTCACAAAAGATTAAAATGTACAATGATATATGTTACACACGACCAAAAGGAAGCAATGACTCTTTCAGATAAAATTGCAGTTATGGATAAAAGAATTATTTTACAATATGCATCTCCAATAAAGATTAATAATAAACCAAATAGTAAAAAAGTGGCAACATTTGTTGGAAACGGGATTGTTTTAGAAAAGGAAATGTCGTATATGTAA
- the rplK gene encoding 50S ribosomal protein L11, producing MAKKVVEVLKLQIPAGKANPSPPVGPALGQRGINIMEFCKAFNEKTKDMMGYTIPVEITVYSDRSFTFITKQPPATDLLKKAAGIQKGSSNPLKEKVGKITKAQLREIAEKKLPDLNTDDIEVAMKTLAGSARSMGIEIVD from the coding sequence ATGGCAAAAAAAGTAGTAGAAGTATTAAAGCTTCAAATCCCAGCTGGAAAAGCAAACCCATCACCTCCTGTTGGACCAGCACTTGGTCAAAGAGGTATTAATATTATGGAGTTTTGTAAAGCTTTTAATGAAAAAACAAAAGATATGATGGGATATACAATTCCAGTTGAAATAACTGTTTATAGTGATAGAAGTTTTACTTTTATTACAAAACAACCACCAGCAACTGACTTATTAAAAAAAGCAGCTGGAATACAAAAAGGTAGTAGTAATCCATTAAAAGAAAAAGTTGGGAAAATTACAAAAGCCCAACTAAGAGAAATTGCTGAAAAAAAATTACCTGATTTAAATACAGATGATATTGAAGTAGCAATGAAAACACTTGCAGGAAGTGCAAGAAGTATGGGAATTGAAATAGTAGATTAA
- the tuf gene encoding elongation factor Tu has translation MAKEKFQRTKPHVNIGTIGHVDHGKTTLTAAISGVLAQKGYAEMRDYDQIDNAPEERQRGITINTSHVEYETEKRHYAHVDCPGHADYVKNMITGAAQMDGAILVVAATDGPMPQTREHILLSRQVGVPAIVVFLNKMDMVDDEELLELVEMEVRELLSEYDFDGDNAPVIAGSALKALEEVKAGQLGEWSEKIMELMNAVDEYIPTPERDTEKDFLMPIEDVFSISGRGTVVTGRIERGVLKLGDDVDIVGFKPTRTTKVTGIEMFRKEMDEAQAGDNVGVLLRGIGKDEVERGMVLAKPGSITPHTKFEAEVYALTKEEGGRHKPFFNGYRPQFYIRTTDVTGTIQLPEGVEMVMPGDNVKLTVELIAPIALEEGTRFAIREGGRTVGAGVVTKIIE, from the coding sequence ATGGCAAAAGAAAAATTCCAAAGAACTAAACCACATGTTAACATTGGTACAATTGGACATGTTGACCATGGTAAAACTACATTAACAGCAGCTATTTCTGGTGTATTAGCACAAAAAGGTTATGCTGAAATGAGAGATTATGATCAAATCGACAATGCACCAGAAGAAAGACAAAGAGGTATTACAATTAATACATCACATGTTGAATATGAAACTGAAAAAAGACATTATGCTCATGTGGACTGTCCAGGACACGCAGACTATGTTAAAAATATGATTACTGGTGCTGCTCAAATGGATGGAGCAATTTTAGTTGTTGCAGCAACTGATGGTCCAATGCCACAAACAAGAGAACATATCTTACTTTCAAGACAAGTTGGTGTACCAGCTATTGTTGTATTCTTAAATAAAATGGATATGGTTGATGATGAAGAACTTCTTGAACTTGTTGAAATGGAAGTTAGAGAATTACTAAGTGAATACGATTTTGATGGTGATAATGCACCTGTTATTGCTGGTTCAGCACTTAAAGCACTTGAAGAAGTAAAAGCTGGACAACTTGGTGAGTGGTCAGAAAAAATTATGGAACTTATGAACGCAGTTGATGAATACATTCCAACACCTGAGAGAGATACAGAAAAAGACTTCCTAATGCCAATTGAAGATGTATTCTCAATTTCAGGAAGAGGTACTGTTGTTACTGGTAGAATTGAAAGAGGTGTTTTAAAACTTGGTGATGATGTTGATATTGTTGGATTTAAACCAACAAGGACAACAAAAGTTACTGGTATTGAAATGTTTAGAAAAGAAATGGATGAAGCACAAGCAGGTGATAATGTTGGTGTGCTTTTAAGAGGTATTGGTAAAGACGAAGTTGAAAGAGGTATGGTACTTGCAAAACCAGGAAGTATTACACCACATACAAAATTTGAAGCAGAAGTTTATGCATTAACTAAAGAAGAAGGTGGTAGACATAAACCATTCTTTAATGGATATAGACCTCAATTTTACATCAGAACAACTGACGTAACTGGTACTATTCAATTACCAGAAGGTGTAGAAATGGTTATGCCAGGTGATAACGTAAAATTAACTGTTGAATTAATTGCTCCAATCGCACTTGAAGAAGGTACAAGATTTGCTATCAGAGAAGGTGGTAGAACTGTAGGTGCTGGAGTAGTTACTAAAATTATCGAATAA
- the rpmG gene encoding 50S ribosomal protein L33 → MREIIHLKCTECGRFNYHTTKEKRKHPEKFEIRKYCKWCNKHTIHKESKL, encoded by the coding sequence ATGAGAGAAATAATTCATCTAAAATGTACAGAGTGTGGAAGATTTAATTATCATACAACAAAAGAGAAAAGAAAACATCCAGAGAAGTTTGAAATTAGAAAATATTGTAAATGGTGTAATAAACACACTATTCATAAAGAATCTAAACTTTAA
- the nusG gene encoding transcription termination/antitermination protein NusG, giving the protein MENKNFKWYALQVYSGSELAVKKAIENLKKELHLEDKIGQIIVPTEEVIEVKNGKKKIFERSIYPGYVFLEADLDTALWHKIQSLPKVGRFIGESKKPTPLKKEDIELILQKAKQKTAPKPKVSFEEGEIVRINEGPFANFTGEVEDFDYEKGMLKLNVTIFGRSTPVEIHYTKVEKIV; this is encoded by the coding sequence ATGGAAAACAAAAATTTTAAATGGTATGCACTTCAAGTATATTCTGGGAGTGAATTAGCCGTAAAAAAAGCGATAGAAAATTTAAAAAAGGAATTACATTTAGAAGATAAAATTGGACAAATTATCGTTCCAACAGAAGAGGTAATTGAAGTTAAAAATGGTAAGAAAAAAATTTTTGAAAGAAGTATTTATCCTGGGTATGTTTTTTTAGAAGCTGATTTAGATACAGCATTATGGCATAAAATACAATCTCTTCCAAAAGTTGGTAGATTCATTGGTGAATCTAAAAAACCAACTCCTCTAAAAAAAGAAGATATTGAATTGATTTTACAAAAAGCAAAACAAAAAACAGCACCAAAACCAAAAGTTAGCTTTGAAGAAGGTGAAATTGTTAGAATTAATGAAGGACCTTTTGCTAACTTTACAGGTGAAGTAGAAGATTTTGATTATGAAAAAGGTATGCTTAAACTAAATGTTACAATTTTTGGAAGAAGTACACCAGTAGAAATACACTATACAAAAGTAGAAAAAATAGTATAA
- the rplL gene encoding 50S ribosomal protein L7/L12 — protein sequence MACTFEQILETIENLTVKELNELVKLFEEKFEVSAQPTVVAGAGAAGGEAAEEKSEFDVILKDAGAKKINVIKVVRQITGAGLKEAKEMVDGAPTTIKEAVSKEEAEEIKKALEEAGATVEVK from the coding sequence ATGGCTTGTACATTTGAACAAATATTAGAAACAATTGAAAATTTAACAGTTAAAGAATTAAATGAGTTAGTAAAACTATTTGAAGAAAAATTTGAAGTTAGTGCACAACCAACAGTTGTAGCTGGTGCAGGTGCAGCAGGTGGTGAAGCAGCAGAAGAAAAAAGTGAATTTGATGTAATCTTAAAAGATGCAGGAGCTAAAAAAATTAATGTAATTAAAGTTGTAAGACAAATTACAGGTGCAGGATTAAAAGAAGCAAAAGAAATGGTTGATGGTGCACCAACAACTATTAAAGAAGCTGTAAGTAAAGAAGAAGCAGAAGAAATTAAAAAAGCTTTAGAAGAAGCTGGAGCAACAGTAGAAGTAAAATAA
- the rplA gene encoding 50S ribosomal protein L1, with translation MAKKHSKRYQELLKKIDKDVYSLKEAVEKVKELKSAKFDETVELALRLGVDPRHADQMIRGSVVLPHGTGKTVKVAVLAKGEKADEAKAAGADIVGEEEVLDMIKEGNLDFDILIATPDMMGKLGKFGRILGPKGLMPNPKTGTVTMDIAQAVKNAKAGQVNFRVDKKGNMHVGIGKASFTPEQLLENAIAFVEKINKMKPASAKGRYIQNAALSLTMSPSLKLDVNELAEYK, from the coding sequence ATGGCAAAAAAACATAGTAAAAGATATCAAGAGCTTTTAAAAAAGATTGATAAAGATGTATATTCTTTAAAAGAAGCTGTTGAAAAAGTAAAAGAACTTAAATCAGCAAAATTTGATGAAACAGTTGAACTTGCATTAAGACTTGGAGTTGACCCAAGACATGCAGACCAGATGATTAGAGGAAGCGTAGTACTTCCGCATGGGACTGGTAAAACAGTAAAAGTTGCAGTACTTGCAAAAGGTGAGAAAGCTGATGAAGCAAAAGCTGCAGGTGCTGATATAGTTGGTGAAGAAGAAGTTTTAGATATGATTAAAGAAGGTAATCTTGATTTTGATATTTTAATTGCAACTCCTGATATGATGGGTAAACTTGGTAAATTTGGTAGAATTCTTGGACCAAAAGGATTAATGCCAAATCCAAAGACCGGTACTGTTACAATGGATATTGCACAAGCAGTTAAAAATGCAAAAGCAGGTCAAGTTAATTTTAGAGTTGATAAAAAAGGTAATATGCACGTTGGAATTGGAAAAGCAAGTTTTACACCAGAACAATTATTAGAAAATGCAATTGCTTTTGTTGAAAAAATTAATAAAATGAAACCAGCAAGTGCAAAAGGTAGATATATTCAAAATGCAGCACTTAGTTTAACTATGAGTCCAAGTTTAAAACTTGATGTAAATGAATTAGCAGAATATAAATAG